In the Salvia miltiorrhiza cultivar Shanhuang (shh) chromosome 8, IMPLAD_Smil_shh, whole genome shotgun sequence genome, atcatcatctaaagCCCGAAAGGCGACATCTAACGTTTGAACATCAGACTattgagtatcatctcgtctagaccttaaaatacaaaaaataaatttttatgcatcaatttttttaacatcataaTCTAgagctttaaaaatcaaagttgacttgtgagattgtatgatttggagcttctaacatcataactaacttgtaaacatcattttgtatgaaACTTAAAAAAttcttgacaaacttttatgcattattagtttcaaatattataattgggcttcgagaatcatctcgtttggaatttaaaagaacaaatttaacttgtgagtatcatcttatttgaactttgaatgaaTACAACTATCGGAGGTGGTGGACGAGGTGGCACCGGGGGTTTGGATTTGGGAGGTGGTGGTCGGGGGGTTGGGGAAGGGGGTAGGTTTAGGGGGTGTTTGGGGATGGGGGTaggttttttctatttttttataaattaattatattttattaaaataagattattaaagaaattaaaaaataatatatcatAGCTAATTGGCATGTAATTGACATGTCATCTTGTCggcatttttaattttgaaaacattaaaaataaattattgattcATATATTCCTACACCGATTTttaaattgataaaaatattgCGAAATTTCGAAAACGTTTTAAATTTAAAGCAAACAGTTTGGAATTGGAATTTAGGTAACGAAGAAAGAAAAAGTGAAGCAGCACATGACACGACACCCTGTGTGACTGTAGGCCAAAACAGTGGGAATACTAATGCTGGGTTGGCAGTTTTATTTGCAATCTTGGGGGCGGGAAATCAAACTGCCTTGTTTCCTTTTCTAGAGTTTTCCATAATATATAAATGGTTTTCCCTTCAAATCAAAATACTATCTTCATCCCTCTCCCACTTTACCGCCTATGGCCCCTggtttttccctctctctctaccaCCCTTTTCAAACCCCCATCCACCGTTATCCTCTGACTTTTACTTCCATCTTCTGCCCTTATCTATTCATCTCTGTCCTCTTCCAGATCCGTTATTTGCTACCCCTCTCTATTAACCCTCTTGCATGCCGGAAATAGGATTCAGTTTCAGGATTGATCAAATGACAGTTGAAGCGGCGGGTTTTGTGAGAAGATCGGATGAAGCTTCGCACCATGTTGATAAGGTGATAAAGAAGAGGAGAGGTCGGAAGAGGCTCAGGATTCAATTGAGGCGCCCCTCGAATGCTGGGACTCTGCAGCACCTCTTTCACTGTTGCCAAACACTTTTCAAGGGCCCCGGCACTGTTCCTTGTGCTTCTGATGTGCAAAATTTGTGTCGTATTCTCGGTAAGCAATcaacatacatatatatgtatttacGCGTTGCCAATATTGATCTTTGGAGCTGTTTTTAGGGCTTCAAAATTGGTACTGGCTTCCTTATTACTTTGATCCATTCAAATGAATTTGGAAATTGTATTTGTTAGAATTAGAAGTGTACCTTCCCTGAAAAAAAAGAATTAGAAGTGTACCTATTATCTTAGGAGTAGAAGCGATCGACATTATTTTATGAGGAACtgatgaaaaaaaagaaaaaaacaagatCAAGATTAACAAACTGTTATGAAGAACCTGTTATTACCACCACAAAGCTAATTGTAAGTTGATGGTATCATGTTTCAGATGGTATGAAACCCGAAGATGTAGGACTTAGCAAGGATCTACACTTCTTTAAACCAAAGAGCGAGATCGACGGGGCTCCGCGAGTAACCTCAGCAACCATCTACAAATGTGACAAATTTGAGGTATAAATGCTGTCTTCATTGTTTCTTGCAGTTATCACACTGCTGATTGGACAGATAAAGATAATGTAGGCTAATCGCTGCACACTTTTATGGATTGaacaattttgaaattgtttgATCGTGTAATCTTTCAAATATCGGATCATATGTATTGCCAATCTAAACTATGATTCACGGTAAACGCCCCTTAAGGTTATAATATTTGGAATGTTGAGTGGTTATTGACATAAGATCATTTTGCATTTGCCTTTTCAATCGTGTGCTCATATGCTTAAACATGAATCTCAAATCAAGAATATATTTACGAATATAAGCAAGCTCCAATTCTACTTTCTGCAGTTGTGCATATTCTTCCTCCCTGAAACTGCAGTCATACCTCTTCACAATCACCCTGAAATGACTGTTTTCAACAAGCTGCTCTTGGGGACAATGCACATTAAAGCGTATGATTGGGTTGATCCCCTCACTTCTGATTGCTCATTATCAAATTCTAAACGTAAGTTGTTTTATGAAATTCTGCGACGTATCATACATAACAATTAGTTAAGATTTGGTTactaatatacatatatttgtatgtgttttttgtaattttagatGTGGATGGAAGTTCTGTGCGATTAGCGAAGCTAAAAGCCAACAGAAGGTTCACAGCCCCATGCGACACTTCTGTATTATATCCAACTTCAGGAGGAAATATCCATGAATTTACTGCAATAACACCATGTGCCTTTCTTGATGTAATCGGACCTCCATATTCTAAAGATGACGGTCGTGATTGTACATTTTACCAAGAAGTTCATGCTTTACCGGGTAAGATGCTACAGTTTTTCCAATTATGGTTTTATCTTATTGCTGCTCTCTGATTTTCCCTCTTTTTTAGtacatatgctttgataaatTGATTACCATGAATTTAACTtgtaaatatttcatttttattatgtGAATGAATAGTGCTTGAATGAGATAACAAGCAACATGACATTTTGTGTGTCCCCGAAAAACCTACAATTATTTACATAATCATGCACATATGTTGCTAAGATTACGTGCCTTAATACTGGTTTTAGTTTTGTACACATAGTTGTGTAGAAAAAGCATCACAAGTTCGTGGTCATACTGTACCGAGTTGTTATTGTAGAGGTATGATCTGATGCTGTTCATTACAGTCCTTGGTAATGACTTGACTCCATTTTCTTGTATTCCTTGCAGACACTGAAGAATTTAGGAAGCTTAAAGAAGATGGGTATGAGTGGCTAAGGGAAACTGAAATCCCTAAGGAGTCGGAGATGGATGGAATCGAGTATATGGGTCCACAGATTAACAAGCCTTCTTCTACCTAACACATTTCCACGCACTTTCTTTCTATAGAGCAGCACGTTTAATATCTTGTTTCTTTTTGTATATATACATTGTGCCCCTTTGTAGATCAATGGAAAAGAAAAGTCGTGATTACAGCCTCTCTGCGCAAATAAGAAGGAAAGCTTGCTgccatcctttttttttttttagagtgtGTTTTCtttggttgataaatttatcatagggaaatgagggataacaaaaaaaaatccctaattttttgtaggaaatgaaaaaaaagaggAGGCATTTAAagggagaattttttgttattcctaattttctcataataaatttataaatgtacTATAAATGCGGTAGCAACTACTTGTAAGGCTGCTTGTTGTTCTTGCATAGTCGAGTTTACATTATTTTTGTAGAGAATAGAGTGGATTAGTTCTTGACATTTTTATTAGCTTAAAAGGCCTAACCCAACCAATTTGGCTGGGCCGGTTCTAAGCAAAATTATAAATGCGATGTTttagggtaattttaaacatagcccccaattttctcactataaccccttatttaaaaaaataataaaaataattatgattgtaCCATTTTATCCCTATAGCCCCCATTTAAAATTTGCAATAAATTATAAGTTATTAAGATTGCGTTGAAAACATATTTACCTACAATTTTTCACAGATAAAATTATATAGCCCTCTGatctaatattaaaaatactgataaaCAGCCCTAATATTTTCATTAGTATAGCCCCCAACAAAACTTAAAGAACGTGAGACGCAGGTTGCAGAAGACACACGAAGAAGTCTGCGAAGAAGACTGTCAAAATAATGAAGTTTATATTGTGGTTTGACGATAATTTTCGTTGCATTCATTAGGAATGTGCCCAAAACAAGCAAACATTTTAATTTGATTCCATTATAAATATTGTTATCTAGAGAGAGAGCCACATATTTAAAGGTGTGCATACAAAGCAGGGCATGCTTCCACTCGCTATTGTGAAAGCAGCTGTTATTTCCTGTCTTCTCTGAGCTCGTGATCACAATTTGCTTTTATTTCCGTTAACACAACGGAGACTGCGGTGATTTCAGCTATGTGTAGCTTAAACCTGAGAAATTAGGAACGATGATTAGGCTTGGGTATTCACATTTCTATGGATCTGAATCTGCATTCGTCCGATTTATGCGTTCTCAACGAATTTGGTCTCTTCGATTTGATTGTTAATTTATTCTCCAAGTTTGTGTGAAtgcttcaatttattttgtggAATTTTGGAAGATTGAATCTCTTTCTTCCCCcttacttttcatatttttaatttgcCTCATTGGGAATGTGCCCAAAACAAGCAAACATTTTAATTTGATTCCATTAGTGGCTTTGACTTAAGTGCGTGAATATGACCAAAGAATTATAGATAAACAAGCTCCATTACACTGCTAACTTGCTAAGATATAATCTAACTGATTATGGGAAATCCTTTCTGCACAATTCAGTTGATATTGAACTATTTTATAAGCATGTGGTGATCTCTTTGGTATCCTGTTTTGCAACTTTTGTCATGACACACAGGAACTGAACACTGCATATGATTTTATATCATTTTATGAGAGATTTTTCCTTTGGTACAGACACTTCCACAAATTATCTTGCAGAAGGATTTGAATATTTCAAGCCTTCTGTCTGTATTAAAAGAGGAACAACATATTATTTGAACAAATCAACTCAACAACACAAAAGCATTCACAACTTCTAATTGAGCTTCACAAGATTcacaaagtaaaaaaaaaaaaaaaagtggtaaGAATCTATAAATACATCATGTGTACCCAAGGTATATAGTGATTTTCTTGAAAAAAGATGATAACTTTGGATACGAGCACTTGGTTTCTTCATCTGCCCTTCTGCAATGGGATCCTTACCATCCTCTAAAATTCGTCCAATATTTTGATAGAAAGCTTTCCACCGAACATCTATTTACgaagttatatatatttacttccTGTTCTTCATTCCAGAAAGATTCAAAACAAGAATAGATGATGAAAGAGTTTAGATAGGTGGTAAATTGGTAATATTAGCCACAAACGTAAATCTCTAATACATTAAAACTACTCTCATATACCAGACAGTTAAAACTGTGAACAGGGAGGCAATTTCCACACCTTGCAACTCAAAAGTCCAGCCTCCTTGATTAATCCTTGAACAGAGCATACCCGAATACCCTCTGAGCGTCGATTTCATTCACACAATCTGGACTGAAAACACCAAATCTCATAAACTACAAACTCCTAATTCAAATCAAACTAACACCTGTAAAAGGTGCCAACTATATCCACTCAAAGAAGAAACACACACTAAAAAGGCGATACCTTTCCGAGAGTGTAAGCGAGGGCGACGCCACTCCAGCACCCATAATGATGATGTCATCGCCGCCGTCCCTCGATCTGTATTCCCTCTCGTTGACgacggtggcggcggcggcggtggtatCTCCCTTCTCCGACTGCTTACTCTCCTCAATCTTTTCAAGAACCCATAGCGACAAAAGAGGAAAACCCCTGAAACGGCAAGTAGAACACAGCCCGGAAGGGTAAGATCGACTATTTCCTCCGACAATGCAGGCAGCTAGAGCCCAACTGTCTCTCGCCGGCAGCAATGCGGTGGCGCAGCGGCTCTCTCTCTGGACGAAGAAAAAGTATTTGTCTTCTTCTCCATCATTATGTTCGTAAAGTTTTAGAAATATATGAGACGGGGTTATAAAAAATTTGAGGTTGTACGCAGTGttctttgaaatttaattttaaaaacctatttatttattataaatttttaaatgggGCTATGAGGGTATATTAGtacaatcataattatttttattattttattaaacaaGAGGCTATAATGAGAAAATTGGGGgctatgtttaaaattacccgATGTTTTATTTTCGCTCAAAATAAGATCTCATTTAACTGATATCGAAATTAGGTACGTTAAAATGGTTACAAATTGATCGTTAGAACTTAGAATTGTATCTCCTATTGCGAAATCTAATACtctgtctcatttcttttgggcatggagattaaaaaatgtgtataaagtaaataaagtgaattgataaaaattgtttaaatattaagtatagagagagagtgtattgccaaaaaaaggaaatgagataTTTAGAGTGAACaatccaaaatagaaaatgagacatttggagtgggacgaatggagtactGTTCTTTCGATAGTTCAAGTCATTTTTAACGAAATAATAATCAATTTAGACCATGCCAGATAAAAGTTTGTTGCCTCATTAAATAATTACTAGTATTTGAACATGTTAAATGtacgataaatatttttatactctctccgttccaccgagcttgagtcgtattccttttcgggAACCAGTTTAACAGCATTTAACTTACCGTTAATTTTTTAACAAAATATTCCTCAAGTTTAACTTACCGACAATTATTCTCtcttattcagtttttccaCACCCcatattttctcaattttccaTTCGATGACTACCAATGAACAACCCACTAAGCCAGTTAGCAAATAAACTGCAGCAGCTAGGGCTGCCGCCGGttcaggaaccgccggttccgggcccgaaccggcggttcaggttCGAAAAATTCGtgaacctgaaccggcccgcctaaaatttgaagggccggttttcggaccctgaaccggcggttccgggccgggccgaaaaccggcggttccgggccaAAAACCGGCGGTTCTCGggcttttcctcttttttttttttttttttttttgaaaaattttgaaattactcaacttaaataatattttaattttaatcaaatgtAGGTTCtatatttatagtgtactacacattgtagaaaatcctacatttttcaatgtgggataatttcaacttaatgtatcttcactatttatagtgtactacacattgtagagaatcctacatttttcaatgtgggataatttcaacttaatgtagcttcactatttatagtgtactacacattgtagagaatcctacatttttcaatgtgggataatttcaacttaatgtagcttcctatttatagtgtactacacattgtagagaatcctacatttttcaatgtgggataattttattattttttaggccctcaaaaaaatattagtaatcaAAATCaattactagtatttttttaggCCCTCaattaatgattaattaatttttctatagAGTGTTCATAAAAGGGAGTCAAGAATCAACGATGAAAAGTaacataaaattaatcaattgactctctattacaaaaaatatatgttttcaaATGTTTGATATAAGTATATAACTAAGACACGTTATCAAAGGCATACATATGTCAATTGATGGTGCCAGGTATATTtctaagttataagttatatatttataaattataagttataagttataatatattacatgagaattgaattgaaataaaataaaggaaaaataattaacacattgagaaccaaaaattcaaatgaattcataaaaatagatatctttattgaatttattctacgTACCAAAAGaatattacaaggatacaaattacataatctttaaaattgaataagtaaactaactaatactaactaattgatccctagaccttataagttataagttacatatttataagttatatatttagaagttataagttattacatgaatataagttatatatttataagttaggttgagtgatcccacattgaaaaatgtaggattctttaTAATGCGTAGTACATtatagatagtgaagctacattatcccacattgaaaaatgtaggattctctaccatgtgtggtacactataaatagtgaagctacattatcccacattgaaaaatgtaggattttctaccatgtgtagtacactataaatagtgaaactacatttagttaaaattattaggatttgaatataaaattaaaaaaaaaaaaaaattggccgggcccggcggttcagggccgaaccggcgggccggaccggcggttcagggttggCAACCCTATGAACCTTAACCGGCCCGGATAACTGGTGGTTCGGCCCTGACCGTTGACcggcgggccggttcagggtcgaaccgccggttccggtcgGCCCTTGGCAACACTAGCAGCAGCCCACTACTCAAAACCGTAACAAACTGCTATAGAGCATcaaatttacaatttataaataccAATAACGTTCATCTACCACTTCACAATTTTCTCTGCacttattttctgaaaaaattaTACACTTCTAAATTTTTACAACTTTTAAGTATTCAAAATTCGTGGATGGAGAAAGAGAATTAGAAGGAAAAAGGATGTTTGAAGGCATAAATTACGTGTTGGCTGCTGATTTTAAGGCCGCATGGAGGAGCTGAGCGTGAGGTGGAGCCATGGTATGCCTGAGCGGTATCGTTGCTACTGCTGTAGAAGGCATGATAGTACGTACGGCGATGAGTGATAGACGAGAGAGATGCGAGGCTACAAGAGAGACAAAGAGTGAAAGAAAGGCGGAGAGAACGAGAAAAGAGGGAGACGTGCCGTGCCTGCAGTTGCTGCTAAAGAAGAAGGGAGCGGAGATAACCGTGCGGCGGTGAGATGGCTGCAATAGTTCCGCGAAATGGACTTGAGGAAAAGAAGATCAATGAAGAGTGGCGAAATAGGTGTGAAGAGTGAAGATGAAGAATAGCGGCACCGGCACCGGCACCGCCTAAAATTTGGGCGTGAATAGTTGAAATTAGGTCTTCCTTTTTTGGTCTTTTATTGTTGTAGTTTAATTGTTATACTCTTTAATTGTTGGGCTTATTGGCGGTGGACCGCAGAGAGAAACAATATAGAGGGAAACATAGGGTATAAAAATGGCGATACATTTAAATTAAAGTCAAAGTCTTTTTGCCGTGCAAAAGGCCTATTAATTAGGCTTTAATCTCTATCTTTTGTTTGTTAATAagttttttataatttctttgGTATTAGGGAATTAGGGAATTGTTGGAGGCGGTGGGGGAGCATAGTTTTACTGCGCTTtgctttgcttttctttttgggtcaaattaattctttaaataaatttgttttGAATTTATGTAACCTTTCATCATTCCACTCCATCtataatgtactccctccgtcccggccaagacgctacatttacctttcggcacgggatttaaggagttgtagattaatgttttaagtgtgtaataataaagtgataaagtaggagagagaaagtgataaagtaagaaaaagaaggtaataaagtgataaagtaggagagagaaaatgataaagtaagaaagagaagataataaagtgataaagtaggagagagaatgtaataaaaaaaatacttaattagtgttaattaagtgtttaaaattgcttatttttgccaaatatagaaatgtagcatcttcgttgggacggcccaaaaaggaatatgtagcatcttgggcgggacggagggagtattatattttcttagtgttgtaataaatttaatatttttttgtttattaagaatataattaaataattaatatagaAAGTGACATataatctaaaataaaattgagTTTGATGTAATTATATGGTTGGAGATAATCTAAGGAATGGTGAATATATACttggaaataaatttaatattttaatttatttaattatttaataactataattatcattatcattGCACTTTATAGTAAAAGTTTAAAATTTACGTTTTCGAATTCAGGGTGggttttattgagtaattgatgtgacttattagtattttttaaaataaatttacatttacttatattttaattctatttaatatttatatttatttatttaaatatttcatttaatttcgatactcgccgtgcatcgcacgggcgggCGTACTAGTTAGGTAATATAAAGCACTAATTTACAAGACTAATTGCACCCCTTATTATCTTccttctcctactttatcactttattatattttctctcttactttatcaattttatactacacacttaaaacacaaatttacaacttcttaattctcatgcccaaaagaaatgcctcaagctcggcgggacggaaggagtatttatttagttatcatataaaaaatatgattttatcataaatatatcaaaaaatataagtatactatatgtatttaaataaaatttcataatcACTTTAGAtacatatatgaatattaagTATAGTTAACTAGtttctttaaattattgaaataatagtatttaaaattaaaagtgtgtaattaaaatatttaaacatatatacatatatatacacacaatatatatatatatatatatatatatatatatatatatagagagagagagagagagagagagagagaatggatccatggagaatgcatttatttttaagaatggAGAATTGATATGATGCGTTAGATTTAGTAGATCTTGCGGTTTAGATTAATCCCGTCTTCAAACTTTATTTTAATGTCGTAAGGTTAAGCATGTAATTTCGTTTTTTATTGTGTAACCGTCATTTAGATAGGAAATCAGTTTCATATATCTATTTAGGGTAGGGATCCACAAGGAATTCCCTTAGTATAGAGAATAAGGAATTAATCTTAACCATTGAATCTGAACAGATTAATGGTCAAGATTGAaggtaattaattattaatctccccttttttttcttctgaatAACCAAAACAGCAATAAAAAAATCGTGTAGGGGTAGAGTAGTCAATTTCTCTATTTGGTGAACTGTCATTCCTAAATTAACGCtagtaaaaattgaaattactcCCCCTCAACCCACGTCTTCCGCACAACCACTTGGCTCTTCAGAAAACCCTACACCAGGCGGCGATTCAACTCTAATTGCAGCGTCGAATTTGGCCATTTTTCCGGCGACAATACAACGTAAGttttatagtttattttataTGGTTTGGCCGGCGAAAGTGATACGCCGATTCATCAGCAAGTTTTACAATCGCCACCGCGCCGCCTCCCCAATTCCTTCTCCCTGTTCGGCGGGTCTGCCACAACTTGCCGCATCCCCTCTCGCCGTCGATAACAGCGGTGAATGGCAGCGTCCGCCACTCTCTCGTCGGTGCAGTGCAACCCAGTAGATCGGACCGTCGCTCTGGTCACCGATATCTTCTCCGTCTGACGAATCTATAGTTAGTCGAAGATTAGCGAGTAGAGGTGTATCCACAAAGACGTTCTCTTTAGTAAGTCTGCGATTCTTAAGAATGTTTTactgaatattttattttttgaatgaatatATGTCTTCTGCTATTCATATCTTCTCTCTTTTGAATTTTCTGCtaaatcttatatatataaaatgggaattgtaaaattttggtTTTACTGATATTTTGATTGGGAACTGCTGAAGTTTTGCTAACATAAATGTGGAGTTTGCTGTAACTTTATGAAGAAACAAAACACATCTTTCGCTActttattttacattatttattCTCAATATGCTTGGATAAAATAAACGAATTAATTGATGTTCCCAACAAGTTTattcatttaaaaattatggTTATTCATTATGTGGTGGTATATTATTCATATGTTTGCTGTATTTTAGAATTTGATTGCGAGTTGCTCTTACTGTAGATATATTTTACTCTTATTGATTTTACTGTTTGTGCCATTTTAGACTCTTGGTGCagaaattatttcttattttaatatgattgtgaattaaatatTGACGAAATTGTAAAACCATCtatgattaaataattattttttatttaaatgttatttggttgtaaaattaaattattcaaatataatACTAGCTTATTCACAATAAGTGTATCGTATTCAGAATGTTAAATTTGACTTGAAGCTCCCGCTATACAATTGTGGAGGTGATTAAGGAATCCAGGGAGAAGCAGACATCACAGAGGTCACCAAGCAAGAATTGGATTTACTCTTGGATGAAGAGCATTAAGAGAGGGAAAAAAATACAGCTCAATAGAATTAAGATGAAGTGTTGGATTTCTATGTCATTTATGTTTGTTCAGAAAAATTGTATTGTTATTCGACATCTTATAGTGACATATTTGTTTAATATGAATAGTGAATTGctttaaattattgtatatttgtataaaaaaaattgtttttatttagaatatttgtattattattCGACATCTTATAATGacatattcattaaatatgaaatatgaATCACATATTAGCTTACACATTGAaactaattcttattttattcattGAATTATTGATATTATTCATTAATGTTGCCTATTTCATTCGGATATCgaatcatattttaaaattatacacATAATAATATAGTGATCAAAATGACCATATTCACCGAATTAttgaccaaaatgacaaaattcaGATACGattattcatgaaaaatgctAC is a window encoding:
- the LOC130997534 gene encoding plant cysteine oxidase 2-like, encoding MPEIGFSFRIDQMTVEAAGFVRRSDEASHHVDKVIKKRRGRKRLRIQLRRPSNAGTLQHLFHCCQTLFKGPGTVPCASDVQNLCRILDGMKPEDVGLSKDLHFFKPKSEIDGAPRVTSATIYKCDKFELCIFFLPETAVIPLHNHPEMTVFNKLLLGTMHIKAYDWVDPLTSDCSLSNSKHVDGSSVRLAKLKANRRFTAPCDTSVLYPTSGGNIHEFTAITPCAFLDVIGPPYSKDDGRDCTFYQEVHALPDTEEFRKLKEDGYEWLRETEIPKESEMDGIEYMGPQINKPSST
- the LOC130998296 gene encoding uncharacterized protein LOC130998296, giving the protein MINTAYNLKFFITPSHIFLKLYEHNDGEEDKYFFFVQRESRCATALLPARDSWALAACIVGGNSRSYPSGLCSTCRFRGFPLLSLWVLEKIEESKQSEKGDTTAAAATVVNEREYRSRDGGDDIIIMGAGVASPSLTLSESPDCVNEIDAQRVFGYALFKD